The Planktothrix tepida PCC 9214 genome window below encodes:
- a CDS encoding P-II family nitrogen regulator, translated as MAKPAKKLVIVTEKILLKKIANIIDECGANGYTVVETGGRGSRNVRSSGQPNVSDTTANIKFEVLTPDRDMAENIADQVAIKFFMDYAGIIYICDAEVLYGHSFCGPDGC; from the coding sequence ATGGCAAAGCCAGCCAAAAAGCTTGTCATCGTCACGGAAAAGATTCTGTTGAAAAAGATTGCCAATATCATCGATGAATGCGGGGCAAATGGTTATACGGTGGTGGAGACGGGTGGTAGAGGCAGTCGCAATGTGCGCTCATCGGGACAACCTAACGTTTCCGACACCACGGCGAATATAAAGTTTGAAGTCCTCACCCCAGATCGGGATATGGCTGAGAATATTGCGGATCAGGTCGCAATAAAGTTCTTTATGGATTATGCGGGCATTATCTATATTTGTGACGCAGAGGTACTGTACGGGCACAGTTTCTGTGGGCCAGACGGCTGTTGA
- a CDS encoding sodium-dependent bicarbonate transport family permease: protein MDFFSLFVMDFIKQLQSPTLGFLIGGMIIAALGSELVIPESICTIIVFMLLTKIGLSGGIAIRNSNLTEMILPALFSVAVGILVVFIARYTLANLPKVKTVDAIATGGLFGAVSGSTMAAALTLLEEEKISYEAWAGALYPFMDIPALVTAIVVANIYLNKKKRKVEEESLSKQEYLSKQEYLSKQPVAAGNYPDQPEYPSSRQEYLSQQKASRDNGVKIWPIIEESLRGPALSAMLLGLALGLFTQPESVYKSFYDPAFRGLLSILMLVMGMEAWSRIGELRKVAQWYVVYSVAAPFVHGLIAFGLGMIAHYATGFSMGGVVILAVIASSSSDISGPPTLRAGIPSANPSAYIGASTAIGTPVAIGLCIPFFIGLAQAIGG, encoded by the coding sequence GTGGATTTTTTTTCCTTGTTTGTAATGGACTTCATTAAGCAATTGCAGTCCCCCACACTCGGCTTTTTGATTGGTGGGATGATCATTGCTGCCCTTGGTAGCGAATTGGTAATTCCAGAGTCAATTTGTACGATCATCGTCTTCATGCTACTCACCAAAATCGGTCTGAGCGGTGGTATTGCGATCCGCAATTCCAACCTAACAGAGATGATTTTACCTGCACTATTTTCTGTAGCAGTCGGGATTCTGGTTGTATTCATCGCACGCTATACCTTAGCCAATCTGCCAAAGGTCAAAACCGTTGATGCAATTGCGACCGGGGGATTGTTTGGTGCGGTGAGTGGCTCTACCATGGCTGCCGCCCTGACACTACTGGAAGAAGAAAAAATCTCATACGAAGCATGGGCTGGCGCACTCTATCCCTTCATGGATATCCCCGCGCTCGTAACTGCAATTGTGGTGGCTAACATTTATCTCAACAAGAAAAAACGTAAGGTAGAAGAAGAGTCTCTCAGTAAGCAGGAGTATCTTAGCAAGCAAGAGTATCTCAGTAAGCAGCCCGTTGCGGCAGGTAATTATCCCGATCAGCCAGAATATCCTAGCAGTCGGCAAGAATATCTCAGCCAGCAGAAGGCCTCTCGGGATAATGGGGTTAAGATCTGGCCGATCATCGAGGAAAGCCTTCGGGGGCCAGCTTTATCAGCAATGTTGTTAGGCCTCGCTCTTGGACTGTTCACCCAGCCAGAAAGTGTCTATAAAAGCTTCTACGATCCCGCCTTTCGTGGCTTGCTTTCGATTTTGATGCTGGTCATGGGTATGGAAGCTTGGTCGAGAATTGGCGAACTGCGTAAGGTAGCCCAATGGTACGTTGTGTATAGTGTGGCTGCACCGTTTGTACATGGATTAATCGCCTTCGGTCTCGGCATGATTGCCCACTACGCCACCGGATTCAGCATGGGTGGTGTTGTCATCTTAGCTGTTATCGCTTCCTCTAGTTCAGACATCTCAGGCCCACCTACGCTGCGCGCCGGGATTCCATCAGCCAATCCCTCTGCTTACATTGGTGCTTCCACCGCCATCGGTACACCCGTTGCGATCGGCTTGTGTATTCCGTTCTTTATCGGGCTTGCCCAAGCGATCGGTGGCTAA
- a CDS encoding urease accessory protein UreH domain-containing protein — protein sequence MIIDLLLIGALGFLGSFGHCLGMCGPLTVAFSFSDESLPTRKIPFQFYLLLNLGRILSYALVGALIGGVGSVLIASGQMAGIGSFFRQGIAILTGILLIILGLAQINPTIFHRFPIIHPLSPQNLHHHLSKLMVNVSLQKHFFTPLLLGLIWGFIPCGFLYTAQIKAAETGNIGWGILTMLAFGLGTFPTMLGVGLLTGKFTADRRSQLFRLGGWITLLIGILTLLRTGNHVDYSGYGSLICLIVALIARPISRLWSQPLKYRRVFGVSAFILAVVHTVQMLDHTFQWNLTGFDFMIPQHQGGIIAGGLAFLLMVPLAITSFDKIQNQLGILWRRIHLLAVPAFILAVIHTLLIGSNYLGGFELTLMIKIRVALLLLLSLVVLLIRYQTVWSFFGLKKLYVAPLKQK from the coding sequence ATGATCATTGACCTGTTGTTAATTGGTGCATTGGGATTTCTAGGAAGTTTTGGACACTGTTTGGGAATGTGCGGCCCCTTAACCGTTGCCTTTTCCTTTTCCGATGAATCTTTACCGACTCGTAAAATTCCCTTTCAATTTTATCTGTTATTAAATTTAGGTCGAATTCTCAGTTATGCCTTGGTTGGGGCTCTCATTGGTGGAGTAGGTTCGGTCTTAATTGCCAGTGGGCAAATGGCAGGAATAGGCAGTTTTTTTCGCCAAGGAATTGCCATTTTAACCGGAATATTATTAATTATTTTAGGATTAGCTCAAATTAACCCCACAATCTTTCATCGCTTCCCGATTATTCATCCTTTATCTCCCCAAAATTTGCATCATCACCTGAGTAAACTCATGGTGAATGTTTCCTTACAAAAGCATTTTTTTACTCCCTTATTATTAGGATTAATTTGGGGCTTTATTCCCTGTGGCTTTCTCTATACCGCCCAAATTAAAGCCGCAGAAACAGGCAATATTGGCTGGGGAATATTAACGATGTTAGCCTTTGGTTTAGGAACCTTCCCAACGATGTTAGGGGTGGGATTATTAACCGGAAAATTCACCGCAGACCGTCGTAGTCAACTGTTTAGACTGGGGGGATGGATTACTTTATTAATCGGAATTTTAACCTTATTAAGAACCGGAAATCATGTTGATTATTCTGGTTATGGTTCCTTAATTTGTTTAATAGTTGCCTTAATTGCTCGTCCTATTAGTCGGTTATGGTCACAACCTTTAAAATATAGACGAGTGTTTGGAGTGAGTGCTTTTATCTTAGCCGTTGTTCATACGGTACAAATGTTAGATCATACCTTTCAATGGAATTTAACCGGGTTTGACTTTATGATTCCTCAACATCAAGGCGGAATTATAGCCGGAGGATTGGCTTTTTTATTAATGGTTCCTCTGGCGATTACCAGTTTTGATAAAATTCAAAATCAATTAGGTATTCTTTGGCGTAGAATTCATTTATTAGCGGTTCCAGCCTTTATTTTAGCGGTGATTCATACTCTCTTAATTGGGTCAAACTATTTAGGCGGATTTGAATTAACCCTAATGATTAAAATTAGAGTTGCATTGCTTCTATTGTTAAGTTTAGTGGTATTATTAATTCGCTATCAAACCGTTTGGTCATTCTTTGGGTTAAAAAAGTTATATGTTGCACCCCTTAAACAAAAATAA
- a CDS encoding ABC transporter ATP-binding protein gives MFKTTHPLQRLLQYARPYQKTIGLATLYSILNKIFDLAPPVLIGWAVDVVINPKTSFLVNWGIQGAFNQLLFLSILSLIIWSLESLFEYAYKILWRNLAQTLQHDLRLEAYGHLQELELAYFEERSSGSLMSILNDDINQLERFLDIGANEIIQVITTVIVIGAAFFILAPSVAWWAMLPMPFIVWGSVWFQKLLAPRYADVREKVSLLNGQLANNLGGITTIKSFTAENYESQRINYHSEAYRQSNKRAITLSSAYVPVIRSLILFGFIATLLLGGLQVTSGQLAVGTYSVLVFITQRLLWPLTRLGDTFDQYQRAMASVNRVMNLLDTPIEIHPGDIPLPISAVRGEIEFKNIYFSYKNRYPVIQDLSLKIPAGKTIAIVGSTGSGKSTLVKLLLRLYEINAGVITLDGIELDRLRLGDLRQAIGLVSQDVFLFHGTVAENIAYGTFDASLTDIIAAAKVAEADEFINDLPSGYDTIVGERGQKLSGGQRQRIAIARAVLKNPPILILDEATSAVDNETEAAIQRSLEKITKNRTTIAIAHRLSTVRNADCIYVMEHGKLVESGTHENLLEAPGIYAGLWRVQSGLN, from the coding sequence ATGTTTAAAACGACTCATCCATTACAGCGTCTTCTACAGTATGCTCGACCCTATCAAAAAACCATTGGGTTAGCAACGCTTTATTCAATTTTAAATAAAATCTTTGATTTAGCTCCTCCGGTTTTAATTGGCTGGGCTGTTGATGTGGTGATTAATCCTAAAACTTCTTTTTTAGTCAACTGGGGAATTCAAGGAGCGTTTAATCAACTGTTGTTTTTATCGATATTAAGTTTAATCATCTGGAGTTTAGAATCGCTTTTTGAATATGCGTATAAAATCCTCTGGCGCAATTTAGCCCAAACCTTACAACATGATTTAAGATTAGAAGCCTACGGACATTTACAAGAATTAGAACTTGCCTACTTTGAAGAACGCAGTAGTGGCAGTTTAATGTCTATTTTAAATGATGATATTAATCAGTTAGAACGATTTTTAGATATTGGTGCGAATGAAATTATCCAAGTCATTACAACAGTAATTGTAATTGGGGCAGCCTTTTTTATTTTAGCACCGAGTGTGGCTTGGTGGGCAATGTTACCGATGCCATTTATTGTTTGGGGTTCCGTTTGGTTTCAAAAATTACTCGCCCCTCGTTATGCCGATGTTCGGGAAAAAGTGAGTTTACTGAATGGACAATTAGCCAATAATTTAGGCGGTATTACAACGATTAAAAGTTTCACGGCTGAAAACTATGAAAGTCAACGGATAAATTATCATAGTGAAGCCTATCGTCAAAGTAATAAACGGGCAATTACCTTATCTTCGGCTTATGTTCCCGTGATTAGAAGTTTAATTTTATTTGGATTTATTGCAACTTTATTATTAGGGGGATTACAAGTTACTTCAGGACAATTAGCTGTCGGAACCTATAGCGTTTTAGTGTTTATTACCCAACGGTTATTATGGCCGTTAACTCGGTTAGGAGATACCTTTGATCAATATCAACGGGCGATGGCTTCTGTTAACCGGGTGATGAATTTACTAGATACTCCGATTGAAATTCATCCAGGGGATATTCCTCTTCCTATTTCTGCTGTTCGGGGAGAAATTGAATTTAAAAATATCTATTTTTCCTATAAAAATCGCTATCCCGTGATTCAAGATTTATCCCTCAAAATTCCAGCAGGGAAAACGATTGCAATTGTCGGTTCTACGGGATCGGGAAAAAGTACCTTAGTTAAATTGTTATTACGATTGTATGAAATTAATGCAGGAGTGATTACCCTAGATGGAATTGAATTAGATCGCTTAAGGTTAGGAGATTTACGGCAAGCCATCGGGTTAGTTAGTCAGGATGTTTTCTTATTTCATGGAACCGTTGCTGAAAATATTGCCTATGGAACCTTTGATGCGTCTTTAACTGATATTATTGCAGCCGCAAAAGTGGCAGAAGCCGATGAATTTATTAACGATTTACCATCAGGATATGATACAATAGTCGGAGAACGGGGTCAAAAATTATCCGGTGGACAACGACAACGGATTGCGATCGCCAGAGCCGTGTTAAAAAATCCCCCGATTTTAATCTTAGATGAAGCGACTTCTGCGGTGGATAATGAAACCGAAGCCGCCATTCAACGTTCCTTAGAAAAAATTACCAAAAATCGCACCACAATTGCCATCGCCCATCGCCTTTCAACGGTTAGAAATGCCGATTGTATTTATGTGATGGAACACGGTAAATTAGTGGAATCAGGAACCCATGAAAACCTTTTAGAAGCACCCGGTATTTATGCGGGGTTATGGCGGGTGCAGTCCGGTTTAAATTAG